TATTGTCTATTGTATCCTTATGGCAGTATTATTAATTAGTATATTCTGCTTAAAAACGGCATAAATATTGtgcaaaagtaattaaataacacTTAGCTAATTTATATTGtgcaaagtaattaaataacacTTAATAATTTCGAAAGATGCATCAAAGTAATTCATCCAAATAATGTTCACAAACGgcaacaatagtattttatacaatcgtgatataatggagagcttttcagttgagtaccgagtttaggcaacgaagtttgccgagttgcctaagtaaggtacgagattgaaaagcttgattctATCACTATTGTACACAATACTTTTtatacgagtcatctaaaataatacttttcttACTATGAAACttgaataattaatgaaaattggtaaatatctcagtagatataaacgcgcgactcctgCCCCGCGTTCGTGCTCCGCGCCTGTTTactcttttctatgggagcgcggcggcacgtgattggtattttttgttatagttgactacagcataTCGAAAGGAATcgtatagttgagtgggagtccatacatgaaaagtacgtaattatagtttgaccattacagtcgacgagtagaaaaatgtattacttatCTCTTTTTGCCTTCAGCTTAGCACATTTACATATActtacagcgtgtatttttgatactacCGCATAACCAAAggttagttagtttaggctttaatgaacacactttcataagttttataaataaaacagacgacttttattgttccatataaaatatatcagcAAGCAATGCATCacttactttgttttaactcaaaacgttgCAGTTAATGaagcgacgtcacaactgtcacaagtgactatggcctatgatgtacgaaatacactGCCGCTCGATCGAtcaatcgcaaaaaaaaaatcaaaaattaataatgCTTTGGTATTAAAgactaaatttataaaaatctttcagaatcgttttatagcactaaatctaacgtctagtttaagtttgcggttatatcaaaaatactgaCTGTATAAATTGCTTGTAGGTACGTTTTAGGTACTCGTactaacatgattttttttttatcgtatggcatatttTACATCGCTGGATCAATAAATGGTCAAAATGAATGgaaattataaatacagatCAGTtagtgtttttaaatttttgcccACTTCAGGTAGGCAGCTGCTGCATAGGAGATGGTCTCGAAATCTTCTGTGTGTCCTGGGTATTTAGTGAGGGGGCACTCCAATACCACGTGGTCAATCGTCTGCTTGGTGTGACCGCAATCGCAAGCAGGGGATGTGCTCCAGCCCCACTTGTGCCATTGGTAGGCACAGTTGCCTACTCCCGTTCTAAGTCGGTTAAGGGCAGTCCAGAGTCGGCGTGGTTCTTTGAATCCAGCAGGAGGTTTCTGAGGTGTGAATGTGAAATGGTTGGAAGAAACTTGTAGTGATACCCATTCCTCCTGCCATGCGTCTTCAAGGCTCCAAAAGTCCTGCTTGCCAGACATCTCCAGTGCGGGTGGATTCCTGGACTTAAGTCTTTTATGTCCGAAGTCTAAAAGGTCTCTGTGAATGGGCAGGTTTTGGCTGCCGAAAGTTTTAGAGGCTTCTCGGTGAAGGCACCTTTCTCTTCTTAAATGAGCTGGAGCTATGTGGCTGAGGACAGGAAGCCAGTGAGAGGGAGTGGGCTTGAGACAGCCAGATATGGGTCGGAGGGTGTGGTTAAGCTGCGAATCCACGGATGAGACGTGAGCACTATTCATCCAAACCGGAGCGCAATACTCGGCTGTTGAATACACTAGTGCCAGCGCTGTGGTTCGGAGACAGGAGGCAGTGGCTCCCCAGCTGGATCCTGTGAGCCTCTGGACAAGGTTATTTCTAGTCCTTAGTTTTGCTGCTACTTTCTGGAGGTGGTTTCTGTACGTTAGGCTTCTATCTAGTGTGACTCCCAGGTACTTAGGGTTTGGGTTGTGTGTTAAAATATAACCCTTAAACGAGACTGTCAGTGACTTATCCGCTAGCTTGTTATTGAGATGAAAGCAGCACACTTCTGTCTTTGTGGGGTTTGGGCGCAGGCGCCATCGCGTAAAGAAGTCATCAAGAATGGACAGGTCTCCTTCTAAGATTGGCTCGGTGACTTCCATGCATTGATGTTGGGTAATAAGGGCCAGGTCGTCGGCATATCCAAACTTGCGCGAAGTTGTAGCAGGGAGGTCGTGGATATAGAGGTTAAAGAGCAGGGGAGCCAGAACCGAACCCTGGGGAAGACCATTGTTCAGGGTCCTGACCCTGCTGGATTCTTCACCAAGGAAAACTTGCACGGGCCTATTGGTGAGGGTGCTTTCGAGGTAGTTCCTACGGACGTAGAGTAACATCGATCGGGGGTCGATGTTACTCTACGTCCGTAGGAACTACCTTAGATAACCCTACACGTGATCCCCGGGTGGTGCTAAAAGAGTGACGAATTGGCAGCTGCACTGTTCTCCCTGAACCTCGCAGCACTCACTGGATATTGATCACTATTTTTTCCCGCTGCCACTTACTAACATGATAAACAAATAATTGAATTACACATAGGGATTTGTCATGTTAATCTTATAGCAGGTATAAGATTAACATGACAATTCATAATCACAGTTCAATATAAGTACTTCTCAGAAACAAGAGGCTCGTATCATATTGGAGCGGGTGACACGCAGACTCGGCATGGCTTATAAATACGTGTCAGGTTGAAATTGCTATTAGAGCCTTGCTTTATTTGATATATTAGAGGTGTAAAATGAGAATATTCAATCGTAAATTGAGGACAGAGGAatttcattataaataatataggtaggAGAATCTTACACAGTCAATTGCTAATGTGGATATACTTCCCAAGAGACACGGGgtcaatatacatacataaaagatgccacagcgatacgatactgaTGTGTCACTTATagatcagtatcgtatcgctgtgacatcttataagcattattCGACTCGGGCCAAAAGTCagttttaaatgtatgtattgtatggactgacgtttatctgacatggctatttgtacattacacacaaatagccatacatttgcaTTTACTCCCACCCctaaaatcggcagactgttttgtacataaaattatagggcgtctccagttgttaaagtCACTGAAAATGTACGATGGAAACCAACTTTTGAAGTTTAGACTACATAAAAGTTCCTAATGATGGTTTGCTCTCATAAATACATATGAATATGACAAATACCtcaagtaaattaaaatataatttatacaatagattttattaaataaccaatttttttgtattttcatgcTTAAAAATAAGAATCTTGCACACATTGAACTTCTTTCAACCTAAGCAAAGTCTGGACTACAAGAAAACGATTTACATGCTCACTTATACTCTATGCTTCGACATGTATAgctagaaaacacccataacccAGGAACAAGTATTTCTACATATCACACAAATTAATTTGCTTATACCCCAATGAAATATCAGAGCCCCGAGCTGTGTAGGCAATGTCACTACCATAGTTTAGTCGACTGTATCTGTGGAAATctatatacgagtatgatataagtaggtaatttacgTGTTTCCTGATGGATTTACTTGCTCTTTTGGAACATTTTTGAAAGAGTAACACCAAAGATGACTTTGGTTCTGAAGAGTTAATttacccaaatatttatttattctataatgTCAAGAATTTTCCTCCATAATTAAACATTTCTTAATGATGTGTGTTGAGTTGTCAAATGTGATGTTTAATGATGTGCGATACAATGAAATGTTTTTGTAACCGTGCCCTCGAAAGCGTTAACAATTTCCATTCAAAAGAgaatcaacaccttccgataaAAAATGAGTTCCATGCCCGACTATATTTAATATCGGATGAATACAAACCGGGTCACATTTACTTCAGTGAAAAAGAAATCATCGTCTCCCTcgatgtcaataaaaaaaatatagagaaGTACTCGAGCGAGGCCGCAGTAGGCGTTAAATTGAACGGCGCTGCGGCAATAAAACCTAATTGAGTGTATGTCCATTAGGGGCCGAATCATCACGGCCCCTTTCTATATTACTTGCGTGTAAGTTTGCAACCTATTTCGCGTATAGGAACCCTCTGAAGTCAGACTGGATTTTGGTTTTTGAAATAGTGACGTTCCGGttttataaagtaaattaattgctaACGCGCAAAGGTGATGCTGTTTTAAAAGGGCGTATATACCTTTTTATATTCTATGCAAACACGGGGGCTGTATAGGGGTGAATTAAGCAGGTTAAAATCACTGCAATGTGCAGCATGACAATATTAGTTTCACAAAAGGTGCGTAGGGTGGTAAATTTATTCAGTTTGTGTGacataattgatataaataaaaatatacgtaGATACGTCGTTCGAAAAACAAAATCTATACCAATTCGAAACCCCAACATGGCATTCACCCTGTTTGCCATATTATCACATTAATCAATTACGTAGTCGTATAATCTCTTATCAACGTAACGTATTGTAGTGGAAAGCATCCTATTAATATCGCTCAACAATCCCTCTTACAAAAATACATTGTGTATCGTCGACTGTTTTTCAATTTGACTAATTACCCAGATGAATGTAAGCGCGTGATCCGCCATATTGGTTTCGATTGTCATCAGCGGAAACACGGTTATAATTACCTGGTGCAATGTCGATTGCACCAGGTAATTATAACCAATGAATGAAGGGAATGAGTTAGTTGGAAATAGAGATATACGGTATTGCAATACCTATCATACGCTTAATAATTGTTCCGGGTTTCTGGGGTTTGTTTGAAATCTATTATGTGGGACAAATCTGAAGTGTGACTAACAGTAAAAATATTAGTTTCAATTATTGCGGTGATAATAATAGTTTGTGATGCATTTATGGCATTTCAGTGAATCGCTACTATCCCTGTCTGTCACTTCCTCACACTTAAACCGCTGAATCCATTTGGATGAAATTTAGTACATAGATAGTTTGAAGCCCGGGAAAGGACAAAGGATAGactttatcaatcatcatcatcattctacGCGGATGAAGTCACGCAAGAGCTAGTAAAATCAAAAGATACTGCATTGCATTGCAGATTTTAACATACATAGTATCACTAACATAAGTAGTAATAAGCTACTAatacaatattacattttaatttaaatctcCTTTCTAAATTCCAACTGAACTGATACAATCTACctttttaaaaaatcctttatAAACATGgagaaaaattaaatgtaacacTAATCTGGGAATGAATAATATGATCTACTTATTTAACCAAAGCTTTAACTATTCCAAAATGGTTTTGTCGCCTCACAAACTCGATACATAGGGTGACACGAGGTTTCATTTCattacttagtcaggtcataagttctgtcaaaaaggtttagactgaaaaaaactataggtacagattccttattattcatatgtatgatttgaaagcttatttaatgctgaattacttacaatataaattagCGTAATTTTGTCAGTGCTTGCTTGTCTCAGTTTTgaataattctatgtaatattcaaaatatatatatataaaaaaacatgcaataaatacgcgacctgttcaaGGTGATTTAGATCCCTATTCCCTCtttattaatttctattatttatatggttgaatcttacataagttaaacaaaagctggatcttttatttttgttaaaatatataattcatgtgtattcGTTTTGCAAAAATTGCATCTGTACGTATTTTACTAAACCTATtcgttggatggcagtcaaaaatttgcGTGTCACTGAAAAGTGCCCTAAGTTTAAAGGGTAATTaactaacttaaaaataactttcaaataataataaataaatccacAGGGCAGcatgtggcgagctgttggggagtaacaacctcacggacccgagtactcccgagagtcggtcaggatCTCCGTCTTCGATGTgccttcgtcggtcggagtggaccccaaggggacccgcaggactctcagctctggcttgccttcattggccgtccagagaagagtcgttagagctaaatactCCAGgatggaagtgaaaaattgtataAGACGCGAGTTGACATAGTGGCTGTTatcttcacgacggcagtttcaggggtccatctagtgggcggcaagtcaccgcctgcctcacTAGTGAACACATTGTTATGGAAGGTGTCCgaacgtctttgcaataacccagtctcattgtctacccaaacttcaatccatagaccgttatactgttcactctttctacaatagtcccaatgcctgctgcaactggttcatgggtgtctattgttgcacctgtgaacgggttccagcagccGTTCTACATGagattaaagctctccaagggttACGTATTGAATGTATATttccacgcaagcctatcaaaagaccgggatttataggcccgtgaaatccaaggaaataataaatcattttcacaATCCAGCAGCTTAtttgcgtctaacgacaatcccaaagcaaacaagtagtaaataaatttaaaacaagcTTTCTCAAATCAttgcaaacttttttttattataagcttTGTATTagattttatcagtcaaaacgtctgtgacagaacttatgacctaactaCACACACTTATCAAACTTATTTACTCTgaaattcattaattttatctcgaaaaaaaaaaacaatcacgtCTTACTTTATGGTTAGAAACtgctttatttttagtttaactGACACTAAAATCAATTACACGACAGAAAAAAGTactaaataactattgtagCACAgcattgttaaatatttacgACTCTATACTTGGAAAAAGTActttaataagtaggtacgatAACAAAATTACCATGTGCAGGATTATTGTTTGACCAAGATTGTAACATACGGGTATTTATTTGGGTCACATACTGATTAAATAAACCTAACTAAAGTTGGTTGTAACACCTACTGTAAATGTTTTCTGGTCGTTTTTAAACTGTGCTACGGAAAACATGTTTCGGTGTAAAAAACTACATTAAttcaaagtttatttattttaggattTATAATGAAAACTGattatcttttatttaactGTTCGTATCGAAGTACCTAACTATACTCTGtctctttaggtatttaaatataagtaaacaaaatctaccctcaaatgtctCCTTatggtagatgaaaacattacatgatcaaataatgtaggttaaagtcaggttgtTCAGCGATCCAGTGGTTGAGTATTTGGTTGCTTAACCagtaaatgttataactacccggaaatttacaaattgtttgtttacttttatttaaatacctaaaaatacaggAACTTTGTAGCTGTATATCCATATAAATACATTGTCTATTAAATtgtttgttaaaatatttacgTAGATGGCCAAGATACCGGCTTCGCCTAGTCTGGTCACTGATGTTACGAGTATGATGTAGGTATAGTGTACTGATATTGTTAAACctgtttttgtgaaataaatcattttatattttgtattgttttgtcttccaaataaataaataaatagtgataactatatacaccgtgttttttttctgagcttaaattaagtaactttctcaaagacaccggtattctaattaactacatttcggagataataatttttttttttcttataaggcccttaagagcgtgtacacttgccttagggcctgagtacatattgattagtgtttagtacgagtttattcATTTGCAACTAAAgttaagtactatctcggacgctcgatgttcgaaatgacattgatatgtcacaattttcaatcgtttGGTTAAAtcaaatgtaatgcccgtgttacaattACGctacgctatatgcaacatttattaattaaaaaaaaatggtatatttttttaggtgactatgccattcagtttccttaaacgtacttacccatgccccggagttaacggaatccaataaaaacacggtgtataatacaTTGAGCTGTGACATAAATGTATGAAAGACTTCATGCTTGTGTTAAACAAttgttaataatgaaataatactcAAAGCCCTGAGCGagtcatatttatttcaaaactgcTACTCCTACTATTTATTAATAGCAAAAGCCTAAAGCGCAATTATTTCTCAACTACTTACGCCAAGATGTCATTTGACAGTAAAATCAAATAAGGGATacttaattaatgttaatttagaaTAAGGAAAACCATTGTGCAggtatcatatttatttacacattatCAAAATCATATGCACGTttattaaactataaattacGTAATCACGATTATAGAAACCATAATGCACAATAATAGTTAAATCTAGAAAACCTAGCTTCCTAAATGATAAGTACTAAATACTagaatacctacctacctacctaggtattctagtattactggcaatattaaataacgatttaaaTTACAACTGAATTGTTAAGCAAAGACGACTTTAactgaatttaaataattaatcttaACTTTCATAACCCTATTCAAAATAGAACACTATTAACAGCATAGTACAATTTGCAACGTCTATAGAGCTAATCACTATCACTATAGTTTAACGGTTAAATACAAAACGttagaatttaaattaaagcttGATATTAACCACAAACGCGACCGctatttaaatacaatgaaGAAAGCAACCAAAAGCCGTTAGACACTAATTGTAAAATCAACAAACAGCTAAATCTACCAAAAACACAGGTAATAGCAGGCAATTACTAAATCTAGTACTTATCTTTTAGCACTATCCCAACAACCAATTTACAGTTGTTTTCGCTACCAAAGTTCCAAGCGTAATGGCCGCGTCGGTCTAAATTTTCAAACGGCTGGATAACGAACTCCCCTCCAATAATCTGGTTACAGTTGCCTCGGCTAATCACGTTGCGAGGTTCCAGTGGCGTGATTGGTACGAACGTCGCTGATTGGTCCGTTTGGTAGGAATGCTGGCGCCATAGTTGCGACGAGCGAGTGCCCTCTTGCGGCCATGATAGAAACGGAGTGGTGTGACGTGTTGATGGCAGTGACGTTGCTCCATCGACGCAACCGTTGCGCCATCTATTTGCTGCTCGAGAGACTTCTATGGCCGTTATTGACACTCGTCCATCCTGACGACTTTGCGACTCtgcaaaggaaaaaaaaagaaaacaaggaTTATCTGATTTTCATCACTAATAGAGATAGTATAAATTACCCAAGTAAAAACCATAATATGTCAATTTTGATTTGAATCTCATCCACTTTAATTTTCCATCAATTAATCCATTATAACCAATATATATTTCCATTCTTAAACCATAGTCACTCCATTAATAGCCAACATTCATATCCAATAATAAACTATTCCATCCAACAAATATCTCAAATTTGTCTTTTAAACCAATAAATAACCATATAACttctttcatatatttttgcttgTTTCATAATTTATCCAAGTCCTTTATCccaaataaatagaaatatccaAGGCTAATTTATCCTTCCAGTAAATCAATTAACTCCTCTGTACTATCTACCTGACTATCATCAGAACTACTTTCTGTCACATCAGTCTCCCTCTGAAATCTCTTTATTGAATCCGAAGATACTAAAGCTTCAAACCGCTTATAGCCCTTCACTCCTTTAAGCGACGTAATTACGTACCTATAGTTACCTGCCACTTTTGTAATCTTATATGGTCCACTGAATTTTTCTTTCAGTTTCCGCCTCACGTTGATGTTTCTATCAGCCGCGCCTTTCCACAGTACTAAATCATTTACCTTGTACTTCGTTGGTCGTTTCCGCTTtgcattaaaatgtttttgcatGACCTCTGCCGTTCTTTTAAGATTACCTGATGCAGTGCACCGAGTTTGCTCCGCAGTTTGTTCGTCGTCGAAGGAATTTCCTGCTATTGCTTGATATCTGCTACGGCTTGCGCTAAACATTAGTTTGAAAGGAGTAAATCCAGTAGATGAACTATGTAAATTGTTCATACCCCAAGTCACCTCAGACAGCTTCATATCCCAGTCTCTCTCGTTGTCCACGCTGGTATTTAATGAGTCTAATAATGTACGGTTATACCTTTCAACCTGACCGTTAGCACGAGGGCACGCTACTGCGTTAATGATATGTTTGATAAAGTTTTCTAAACAGAATTGTTTGAAACTTTTGCTCTTAAAACAGGAACCACTGTCGGATATTATTCGTTTCGGATATCCAAACGAACAAAATATATTAGATAGAGAACTTATTACCTCTCGAGCCCTCGTGGTTTTCACAGGAACTGCCCAAGTGAATTTTGTGAAGGAATCGACAACCATTAGCAAATAACAGTTACCTGCATGGCTCTTGTAGAACGGTCCCAGATGATCAATGTGCACTGTATGAAGTGGCTCTGCTATCTTCTCAATCGGGTGAAGTTCACCCTCAGCTCGCCCATACTGACTCCTCTTGTACAGACAATCTAGACAGGCGTTTACATACTTACGTATAAATCTAGTCATACTAGGGAACCAAAAGGTGTCCTTGATAATCTGTTCACAGCGTTTTAACCCGGGGTGTCCAATACAGTCGTGAAATTTTCGTAACACATTCCACCTCCCGTACTTAGGTACAACCAATCTTTCCTTACCACCTGCAATAACTCTATACAACCGCTCTTCTTTTAacttataattgtttttaatatcggGTTCGGCCTCACCTGATTCCAGTTTGGTTTTGATGATACGAATCTTTTCATCCTGATTTTGAAGACAGACAATCCAATCGAAGACATCAATAGTGTTGATATCAATTACTTGCGGAGGCTCGACCGGACTTCTGCTGAGGGCGTCTACGTGACTATGGGACTTACCAGGTTTATGTTCTACTTCCATGTCGTATTCCTGAATAAGTAGCCACCATCGTGCTATTCTTGGAGTTAAATCCTTTTTCTGGAAAGTGTAACGCACTGCAGAGCAATCTGTGACCACTTTAAAATGGTTACCTACCAGGTAAATGCGGAACCGTCTTAAAGACTCCACGACTGCCAAGGTTTCGAGCTCGTAAGAATGATACATCGATTCTTCTTTGCTCGTTTTTCGACTAAAGTAGGATATGGGTTTTAAATTACCGTCTTGCTTTTGAAGTAGAATACCAGCTAATCCTCTGCTACTGGCATCTGTATGAACCTCGAAATCGCCTTCTCGGCGAAAGAGAGAGAGAAGAGGACGAGTTGTTAATACCTTTTTCAACTCCTGGAAAGCTTTTTGTTGTTGTGGGCCCCACTCCCAGCCAACATTTTTCTGCAGCAACCTGTATAGATCATAAGCAATACCTGCATAGTTTTGGACAA
The nucleotide sequence above comes from Cydia pomonella isolate Wapato2018A chromosome 2, ilCydPomo1, whole genome shotgun sequence. Encoded proteins:
- the LOC133515355 gene encoding uncharacterized protein LOC133515355 isoform X3, whose protein sequence is MVKPDIIPEFDPEKSELPAQQWLNKIEQLGAIHESQSRQDGRVSITAIEVSRAANRWRNGCVDGATSLPSTRHTTPFLSWPQEGTRSSQLWRQHSYQTDQSATFVPITPLEPRNVISRGNCNQIIGGEFVIQPFENLDRRGHYAWNFGSENNCKLVVGIVLKDKY
- the LOC133515355 gene encoding uncharacterized protein LOC133515355 isoform X2, translated to MDSHSRSRSRSPVRWDNTRLERRERSSSSRRRSRERTPRRWAPWRPRESVDREPPAALDEPESQSRQDGRVSITAIEVSRAANRWRNGCVDGATSLPSTRHTTPFLSWPQEGTRSSQLWRQHSYQTDQSATFVPITPLEPRNVISRGNCNQIIGGEFVIQPFENLDRRGHYAWNFGSENNCKLVVGIVLKDKY